AGCTCTGACTTTATGGATTCGTTGGATGTAAGACTTTAATGATATCTCTTTCTTTCGTTTTTGAGTCTGGCTGAGGTAAGTGCTGATGCGGGCCTAAACCACAGTCCACTTCATGGGACTGTCACAGAGACCCAGTTCAGTGATGATTTGTGCCTACACGCCTTACGGCCACGATTTCTTTCACAATTATTCAGGTGAGAAATGATTGTGTCCTTACTGATCCCAGATAGGTCAGGCTTTCCTATTTTCTGTTTCATAGAAAGTGTCTGCCTAACCCTGTGAGTGTGGAAGGATTACAGGGAGCCTGATGTTTATCACTGTATTCCCTGCCCTTGTGCTGCCCCTAGCATTTGTAGAGGTGTCTAGTCGAGAAACGGTGGTTTTCTGCTATCAGGGTTGACCTAGGATTACTGCAAGTATCCAGGTCCAGTGGGTGTGTCCCATAAAGCTGGAAGTACTCAAGGTTCTTGGCAGGAGTCCTGGTGGAAAACCCTGTGTTCTTCTGCATATATGTCTTCATGCCTGTTGCTGTTCATCCTTCCTGTTGTTCCCGTGATTTCGCTTCAGGCATCCTAGGAAGAAATGGTAAGACTCCCTGGCATACTAGAAACCGTGAGTTTTCCTTCTGCATATTTCAGAGACAATGCCTAACCCCGTGTTCACAGTGGAACTTTGAATACTTGGTAATTATCCGGTGTTCCTTCCCACAGCAGTGACCGTGGACattttgcaggtgtcctgtagaGAGAAATGCTGTCTTCTGGGACCACCGCCCTGAGCTTGGGGGGCCCCACTAGCATTCAGGTATGAGTCCTTCAGTGATGGATGTGAGCATCGTGATTTGCAGGTGTCCTGGTAGAACACCTTGTGTGTTTCTGAGGCATGTATCTCAGTATATGTTTTCCAGGTTCCAGGGAGAAAATCCTGAAGAACGGGGGTCATGAGCAGGGGATGTGTCTGCTATCTGGGTAAGTGATTATGTGCACCATAAACTCACCACGGACAACCTGATCTTCACGTTTGTAGGTCAGTGAGGTTCCTTTCCCTGAACAGTTTACCATGTGATGCGTTTATGGGTATTCCGGTAAGAAAGGGTAGTGGCTCCTTGTTCTCCTTTCCATGTGATCCTATTGTTTTCTGTCTTGGAGAGAACGTATGAGGTAAGTACCCTGTGAGTGCTGATGGATTGGCATGTAACCAGGGAACTCCAGTGGCACTGTGCATCACAGGAGTAACTAAGGTGGATGTGCAGAGAAGACGGCCAGAGAAAATGAAGTGTCCTATGATGTCCTACCCCTTGGAGCGACCTCAAGCATCCAGGTAGATTTTTGGCTCCCACAATGATGTTAGTGAGCAGGTGGTTTTCTGGGTCCTGGTGGAAAAGCTGTGTCTGTAGGCAGATTGCTAACACATGTGGTTTCACATTCCCTTCCAGAAGTCAAGGGAACCCTCATTATGCTTGAGCAGGGGCACTCTGCCCGTATCCAGAGAGGAGACAGTATGGGCGTAAGCAGGCCACGGACGATCCAGTCTTCCGATACACAGGTAATCACCGATGTCATTCCTGCTATTTTTCCTGTCCTGCCATGGGTTTTCTCagctcattttctgttttttattttctgcagttATTCAGTTAAGAAACAACGCTCTGCCAACCAAGGCTAGTAAGCATTAGTCCTTGCTGTGTTCGACTTTAGGATAATGTGCCTTGAACCTGAGTCCGTGTTGACTGTGGTAGATGCGGGTGTCCAGGTGAATTATCCTACTCTACCAGACCACAGGATGGAATGATAGTTCTGATACATCCTCAGTCCAGAGCCGATAGTGGCGCCAACAGTGGGGTGGACGTTGGAGTTCTGCCAGGATCTAGGTAAGGTTGATGGTTCCCAGATGACGGCAGTGACCAGCCTGTGCGGCGCGTGTCTTTTTCGTCTTTCAGGTATGCCAAGTGGCATCCCGGAAAACACCTGTCAGATGCGTTTCTTCTGCTGCTGCTAGCCATGAGATCAAGGTGGGTCTGAGAATGGCCATTCAGAGGCCCTGGATAGTAACCAGGTAATGGATGACACCAGTCCTATGCCAATACAGACCATTTGAACTTCAGATTTCCTGGACAAAGAGGGCACTGTCCTTGACACAGTGTTTTTCCCATGGTTTCCTGCAGGAGTCCCGTAAAGTTCTCTTCCTGTAGAGAGGTAGGAGATATTGTGGCATTACCTCATGAAAGACATTCTGAATTTCCTGCATGTAGATAGTTAATGATGGTTTAAGTCTGGTAGAGTAACCTTGTGTTTGGCGTATGTGTcattgggaaaaaataattaGTGATTCCCAATGCCAGTAAGCATGAGATTTTACTGTTTGCTTATTCAGAGGTAAGggcttttttttctggtaaatctGACCCTCCACGCGAGAAACAGATATGCCAGTGCCCAGGTAGTTGATCATATTGTCTGTCACCCCGATGTGGACTGTGCTGTTTCTCCAGGTATCCCTCGGAGGGTCTGGCTTAGATATTTTCAGTTATCTGGGTAACGTGGATGAGTTGCGAAATGATACCAATGAACAAGAGTATATGTGGGTGTCCTCATAGCATAGGTTGTGTACCAAGCAGAGTTTCCCCAATATGTCTTTCAGATGAATGTCAGGGCATCACAGCAGGCCTTTCAAAGCTAGGTAACGTGGGGCATTGCTGGCTGAGGTAAGTGCTGACACAGGCCTAAACCACAGCCCGCAGCATCGTACTGTCACAGAGGCTTAGTTCAGTGATGATGTGTCCCTACACATCTTCCCGCCATGATTTCTTTTCCATGTGTTCAGATGAGAAATGATTCCGTTTTCACCACTCCCAGATAGGCCGggttttcccattttataaaagTATATGCTGAACCCTGTGAGTGTTGAGGGATTGCAGGGAGCCAGGTATTTATCGCTGTGTTCCCCACTTCTGTGCTGCCCCTCCGATTTCTAGAGATGTGCAGTTGAGAAACAGTGGTTTTCTGCTATCAGGGTCGACCTGAGATTACTGCAACTATACACATCGAGTGGGTGTGtcccataaagatggaaataaacgTGGGACTTTGTGGGAGTCTTTGCAGAAAACCCCCTGTCTTTTTACACATATGTATTGGTGCCTCTTTCAGATTCCTGCTATGACATCACAGTGAATCCAACATGGGTCCCTATCAGGAAGCAGGGCTGCTctgcaggtcaaggctgcatgagGACCCAAAGCAACACATGGGCCACTTGAAGTTCAGGTGTATAGGTAAGTGAGGATGGTGTCCATACTTCCTGTTGTTCCCATGATTTCACCTCAGGTGTCCTGGTCAGAAATGACAAATGTCCCTGGCACACTAGAAACCGTGAGATTTCCCTCTGCATATTTCAGAGACAACGTCTAACCCAGTGAGCACAGTGGGACTGCAAATACCAGGTAATGATCTTGGGGTTCCCAGCCACAGCGATTACGCTGGACATTTTGCAGGTGTCTTGTAGAGAGAAATGCTGTTTTCTGGGCCTGTGGCCCTGAGCTTAGGGGGTCCCACCAGCATCCAAGTAAGAGTCCTTCAACGATGGATGCGAGCATTGTGATTTGCATGTGTCCTGTTAGAACACTTTATGTGATTCTGAGGCATATATCTCAGTGTAGGTTTTCCAGGGTCCCACAAGGAAATCCCGATAAACAGGAGTCAGGATCAGGGAACACGTCTGCTATCTGGGTAAGTGATGGTGTTCACGGTAAACTCACCACACACCAGGCGATCTCCACATACCTAGGTAAGCAAGGTTCCTTTGCCTGAAGGGTTTATCATATGATGGGTTAACAGGTATTTTGGTAATAAAGGGTAGCGGCTCTCCGTTCTCCTCGCCATGTGATCCTATTGATTTCTACCCTGGAAAGAATGTATGATGTATGTGGTCTGTGAGGGCTGATTGATTGTCACATACCCGGGGAACTCGTGGCATTGTGCATCACAGGAGTAACTGTGGTGGATTTGCAGGGAAACCGGCCAGGGAAAAATAGTGTGTCCTACAATGGCCTAGACCCTGGAGGGCCCGCAAGCATCCAAATACATTTTTGACTCCCACAGTGATTATACTGAGCAGGCGGTTTGCAGGATCCTGATGGAAAAGCTGTGTCTGTTGAGCCATTGATCACACTTGCAGTTTCAGATTCAGGCAGGCAGAAGTCAGAGCATGAGGACAGCATTGAGGTCTCTCCAGGCGATTTATGGACTCTCGGATTTGGTAGTGATTCAGGTATGAGATGATCATGGCTCTCATCATTGTAGTGACCATGGTATTTTGAAGGAATGCAAAAACAGATGATGGGCCCGTCCCTGACCATGGTAGTGCCCATGGGATTTTTTAGCTATAGAATGAAAAGATGACAGTGACCATCTCCATGGTAAtgtctggaatttttaaaatatccaggtAACAAATGAGTGTTTCTGCTTAGGAAGTGAACATAGAATACTGAAGTTACAGAGTTAAGAAATGATGATAAACTTCACCATGGGGGTGACCATGATATTTTCTAGATATCGAGATAAGTGAGGATGGTGACCCTAACTTGACTACCAAAATTGTGTTTGCTCAGGTAGGCATGAAGGAGCTGATGATGCCGCTTCCCATGTTAGTGAATATGACATTTTGTGGTATTCCAGATATGATGGCGAACCTAATCACAAAATAACCATGAGATCATGAGATTGTCAGGGGTCTAGTAAAAAGATGATGGTCCCCTTAACCATGAAAGTTATGATGAAATTTTGTAAGCCAGTAATTAAGAGATCACAGAGATCCTAACCGTGATACTGAACAAGGAATTTTGCAAATCACCAGGTAAGAGATGATTGTGTCTCTAAAAATGTGGTGACCGTGGGATTTTGCAGATATCCAATTAAGGAATAATGTGTTCCTAGAAATTGTAGTACCAAGGTATTCAGCAGTTACCCAGGAAAGAAATGATATGTCCCTAGCAATGGCATTTAATCTGGGTAATTTGTAGGTCTCCATGTATGGTAGGTTTTTCTAAATCTGATAGATCTCATGGGCTTCTGTAGGCATCCACATGAGAGATGATATGTCATAAATTGTAAGTAACTGCCACTACCGTAACCAAAGTATTTTATAAGTGTCCAGCTAAGAGCTCTGGCTTTATGTGTTTGTTGGATTTATGactattttcttctgtgttttcatagttttttttctttttttgagagtctgGCTGAGGTATTGCTGATGCACGCATAAACCACAGCACGCACCGTGGGACTGTCCCAGGGACCTGGTTCACTGATGAGATGTCCCCCACGTCTTCCCGCCGTGATTTCTTTCACAGGTACTCAGCTGAGAAATGATTGAGTCCTTACCAATCCCAGATTGGCCAGGTTTTCCCATTTTCTGTTTCAACAAAAGTGTATGCTGAAACCTGTGAGTGTAGAGGGATTGCAGGGAGTCAGGTATTTATCACTGTATTCCCCGCCCCCGTGCTGCCCCTAGGATGTCTACAGGTGAACAGTCGAGAAACGGTGGTTTTCTGCTATCAGGGTCTACCTGAGATTACTGCAAGTATCCAGGTCGAGTGGGTGTGTCCCCAAAAGATGGAAATCATCAAGGTTATTTGTAGGAGTGCTGGTGGAAAACCCCATGTCCTTCTACACATGTGTCTTATACACATCTGATTTTGCAAGCTGCCAGAGAAGATATGATGGTGTCTCTAAAAATGTCTAAAAATGTGACCACGGGATTTTGTAGATAACCAGTTAAGTAATAATGTGTCACTAGAAATGGTAGTCCCAAGGTATTTAACAGTTTTTCAGTCACCCAGGAAAGAAATGATGTGTCCTTAGCAATGGCGTTTAATTTGGTTAATTTGTAGGTCTCCATGTCTGGTAGGTATTTCTATATCTGGTTGATCTCATGGGCTTCTGTAGGCATCCACATGAGAGATGATGTGTCACAAATTGTAACCAAGTGCCAAGGTATTTTACAGGTATCTCACTTAAAGCTCCAGTGAATATAAGTTTTTGAAGATATCCAGTAGGGAATGATGTTGGCCTAAGCCGTGGTAATGCCCACGAGTAGTGCCCATATCTTGGTAACAGGTGGTGTGTGTCTAATTATGGTTGTCACCATGGCTTTTTTTTGCAAATTCCATCAACATAATGAAGACAATCTTAACCGCTCTTATGAATATAGGATTTCGCAAGAATTGAGGAAAGAAATAATGTGGGCTTTAACCAAGTGGACATGATTAGATTTTGGGGATTTCTAAATAAGTGATCATGGTGTCCCTAACCATGGGATTTTGCAGGTTGTAGTCAATAGGTGATGATGAATTTAACAGTAGGTGCAAACATGGGATTTCTTGATACCCAGGTAAGACATGATGTGGTCCTTAAACATATTACAGACCATACGATTTTTTAGATACCTAGATAAGCAATAATATATCCTGAAATCTtgatgttaccttttttttttttcgcattTAAAAAGTCGCTCATTCTCAAATATTTGTGCAGGGCTGATTTCAGAGTATAGGAATGCACCAGCGGCCAGTGACTCACGCTTTAGTCCctacactttcggaggccgaggcgggcagatcactttaggtcaggagttcgagaccagcctggccaacatagtgaaaccctgtctctactaaaactacaaaatttagccgggcgtcctcgtacatgcctgtagtcccagctagtcaggaggctgaggcacgagaatcacttgaacccagaaggcagatgttgcagtgagccgaggttgggccactgcagtccagactgggcgacagagcaagtctttGCCCCCATCACCCCACCCCCAAACAAAGAAAGAGTAATGCACCAGAGTCATGAAATAATGATCTTACCACAGAGGGCGTAAAAAGCAAAACCTCAGAAAATATTACCATATTTTGAAAGACTTGTGGAAAATAATTAAGGACCAGGTAGCAGAAATTGTGATCAGAGGAAATAACATAAGAATATACTTAAGCGCACAGTACATAGTTGGAGGGAGAACTGTTTATCCTTCTGAAACCGTTACTATGATCAACACAGACAAGAGACACTTCCCTGAAAGGTTAAATTGTTTCATGAGAAATAAAAGCAACCAAAATGAGCCACATTATCTACAATAGAAGAGACTATATGGAAAAAGTTCTATGGCAAGAGCTAATTAGTTGGTATACAAAAAGATCCATGAAAAATGACCCAATTTTAGACACATTAGATATTGCAGGCTCAAAAATCAAAGGAACATTTTGAaagctaatttaaatttaattaattgctGAATGTCTCCTTGGCTAGTAGTTGAACGATCATTATTTAGTCCCACATCTCTCGCGTCATTTTATTTGCAACCTGTCTAAAAGCCTTATTTCCTCATCTCTTTGACAGATGACCAAAATGGATCCTACAGTATAATCACACAGGATAATGTTGGAAAGTATGActatctaaattatttttaaaggcattaTTTTTCCCCTTTGATTTTCAAATTCTTTCTCATAATTTCTAAAACGGTGTCGACAGCGGCCTATACTGTGTCTTCATTGATGTCATCACTGAGATCACTCTCAATTGCTCTCGAACTTGTTGTTGGCCTTTCGTGTAGATATGAACTGTGGCCTGGCAGATCTgactgttgttgctgctgcttctgTTCCTGCTGATGCTTTTCAAAAtagtcttcttttattttcttcggCTGTTCTGAAGCAGGAGTTACACATGATGTCTTTGGAAGATCTTGCGATGTGTTTCCGGAACTACCTTGCATGCTTAGCTCAATAGCCCTGCGGAGAGCTTCATCTTCTCTATTGGTTTCTTGGCGGCTTAGTTCAAGGGCCCTCTGAAAATCCTCCTCATCTTGGTCTGATGTTCCAGACTCATCACTTTCTTCTGATACTTTTTCAAGGACTGTTTTATAGACTCTatgctctttttcttttactaatttttttccattaagtTTTGGTGTATCCATCTCTTCGACACTGATGATCTGCAGGAGTTGGTCAGCTTCACAGTCTGGCAGATCACCCTTGACAACAAATACAGAATATGCTTCTTGTTGTAATCGAGCCAAGAAATTTGCAAGGCATGTATCTGATATTAATTCTGGACCCGCCAAGAGAGAATTCAAGTTAAACCAGTGTTTTCCGAATTTTCTAATAGTAAACCAGTGttgtttataattacatataaaagaTCTTTCATTTATAGGATCAATGCTGAGCTTCTGATATTCAGGATTATTGAAATGGATGATCTCTAAACCCCAGAACTTCAAGGCATTGCTTATTACCTGAATGGAGAAGAAACCGGTATCATCCATGTTTTCTGAAGGCTGCTGTAAAAATGCGAGATACTCTTCACTGGTGACTCCTCCTTCTGCCATTCTCATCCTCTCTTCTTCATCTAGCTGATGTGCAATTGAGGCTAATTCCACAGGGCTAAAATATTCTCCTTGCAATAGATTGTTCAGACAGTGCTGAGCACACAGGAAACCTTCCTGTTTCTCATGAAAGATGAAATCCATGTTGATTGTATCCGTGAGTTTCTGTAGGTATGCCGGAAGATGTTGTATGCCCAGCTATGGCAGTTACCTGGGCAGTTTGTGGATAGCCATGTAACAGATGTTAGGTTTTCAAACCTTATGAAGACCATGGGTTTCTGCAGGTATTCAGGTAAGAGATGATATGTCACAAAGCACTATTGTGACCAAGGTGGTTTTGCCAGTATCCAGTCAAAAGCTGATGGTAAACCTAAAGTGAATATGGGATTTTGGAGTTATCCCATAGATGATAATGGTGACTTGCACCATAGTAGTGCCCGTTGGAATTTCAGATGTCCTATAAAAATAATGTCTCTCTAATTATGCTTGTCAGCATGGTTTTAGTAAGTAAATAAAGGTGAAATTTACCACAGCACTAAACAGAAGATTTGGCAGGTAACTGGGAGAGAAATAACATGGGCTTTAACCGAATGGACACCATGGGATTTTGGAACTGTCTGGCTAAGTTATCATGATGTCACTGACCACAATAATAGCCATAGAATTTTGTAGGTTCCAGTCAATAGATGACAATAAAACTCACAGTGGCAATGAAGATGGGACTTTGCTGGTATCCTAGTTAGAGATTATGTGGACCTGAAAAACATGAGTGACCAAATGATCTTCAGACATCTAGAAAACTGATGGTGGTGTCCTGAACTCTTTTCTTATCCATGTGTTTTTACAGGTGTTCAGGTAAGAAATGTGTGTGCCTAACAAAAGTAGTAACCATTAGATTTTACTGTTTTCTAGTTCAGAGACAATCTTTCTCAAACTTAGTAGTGACAAAGATATTAGCAGGTATCCGGGTAGGGTATCACAGAGTTCCTCACCACAGTGGTAACTATGGGATTTTTGCAGGAGTCCAGTGAACAGACAGTGTGTGAAACTACTGtgttgaccttggacttctcttGAGTGTCCAAGTACACTTAGTGGTTGCCCTAATGATTATAGTGAGTGTATGCATGGAATTATCAGGGGTCCAGATGGAAGGACATGTATCCTGACCAGGGTTGCCACCATATGTTTTCTCAGCAGGTAGTCAAGAGATGATGGTGTCTCTAACTACAACATTGGCCTCAGAACCTTAGGATTCAGGTAGAGTTCATGGTTCCCCTAACAATACTAGTCACCATGGGATTTTTTGAGGTGCATATAGAAGATGTATCCCTAACCACTACTGCTGCCATATGGTTTTGCAAGCTCCTATCAAGAGATAATGGTGAAACTCATATTGGTCATTTTTGTAGGAATTTCATGGAATCTAGCTAAGTGATTATGTGGACCTTAAACACACTACAGACCATCTGCTCTTCAGACATCTAGGTAAGTGATGATGATGTCCTCAACATGTGTTGGTATCATGTGTTTTGCAGGTATTcgggtaaaaaaaaaatgatacggGCTCTACCAATAAGTATTGGAATCCATGAGCTTTAGCTTAACCAGTTTTCTAGTTTAGAGATATTGTGTGTTTAACTTTAGGAGTGAATGAGGGATTTTCAGGTGTCTAGGCAAGTGATCATAACTTTCTTCACCACAGTAATGACCATGAGATTTTTATAGATGCCCAGACAATAAATGATGGTGCCTGTATCAATGTGTTGACCTTCAGGTTCTGCCAATATCCAGGTAGCATTAATGGGTTTGTAAAGATGGAAGTGACAAAAGTTATTTGCAGGTGTTCTGCTAGAAAAAGTTGCATTCTTAAACACATCTGTCACAATATGTTTTTTCAGGTTTCAGTCTAAAGATCAAGGTAACCCTAACAACGGGGATTAACATGGAGCTTTGCTGGTATCCAGGCAAGTGATGATGTGGGTCTTATCACATAGTAGACATTGTGACCTTCAGAAGTTTACATAAGTGATGATGATACCTCTAACATTTGTGTTAccatgtttttttggtttttttgcagATATTCAGGTAAGAAATTATAGTGTTCCCATAATTCCTATTTAAGAATACACCCTTACTGCTTACTAGTGCAGAGATAATGTTTTGAAATCTGGCTAAGACTGAGTGATTTGTAAGTTTCCAAGTAAATTATCGTACTGTTTCTCATCTCAGTATTGACTATGGTATTTTTACAGGTACCCAGTCAAGAGATTATGACATATCCGTGGTTTTGACCTGGATATTCTGCAAGTATCAAGGTAAAGTTGATGGTTCTCCTACTGCTAGTGATTCTCATGAGATGTGTCATGGTCTAAATAGAAAAAGACGTATTTCTAAACCCATGGGCTGCCTTTATGGGTTTTTTAGGTGCTGTCAGTGGATGGTGGTGAAACTAACAGTGATAGTGAACATGGACTTAGCTAAAAGAGAGGGAAAAGATGGTGTGAGCCTTTACACTTTGGAGAGCTTCGGATTTCAGTTATCTCGGTAAGCGTTGATGGTGCCTGTAACACTGTGGTTACAAGAATGTTGTTTTTATCAAGAGGCATTCAGGTAAGGTCAGTGCTAATATAAAGGTGAGAAATCATGTGGCATTTATACACTAGAGACCTGACTTTCAGATATCTGAGAAATTGATGATGGTGATCGTAACTGTAATAGTTACCTGGTTTGGTACAGGTTTGCAGGGAAGAAATGAACTTGCTCCCCTAGTAAGAGTAAgcatgagatttaaaaaaaaattttagtgacAATTTGTACTTAACCCTAGTAGCAATTGAGAAACCTGCAGGTATCCAGGTAAGATATCACACTGTCTGTCACCCCACTAGTGACCATGGGATTTTTGCAGGTATTTCTTCAAAGGAGAGAGGTGTCTTTATTAGGGTTTAACTTCACACCTCTGGAACTATCCATGTAGCATTGATGAGTCACAAAAAGAAGTGATCAAGGGTATTTGGAGGTGTCCAGGTATTATAAGAGGTGTATGCTTTTCAGGTTCCTTTCATGAGATTATAGTGAGCTTAACAATGGCCATTAATGGTGGACATTATGAGTATGTGGTAAGTGATGAGGTGTGCTTAATGCACAGCTGAAAATATTTGACCTTGGCATAAGAAGGTAAGTGATGAAAGTGCCCCTAACAGTTGTTACagtgtttgcttgcttgtttgttttgaagaTATTGAGATAAGAAACCATAGTCCTTACCAGTGTTAGGAACCATGAGTTCttagttttacatattttagaaaatatatcgTTAACCCCGTGGGCATTGAGTCATTGCCGTATCCAGGTAACTTTCATGGTGTTCCTCACCACAGTAGTAACCATGGGATTTTTGCAGACATCCAGTCAAGAAACAGTGGCTTCATCTGGCAACATTGTTGACCTTGAGAAGTGCAAATGTCCAGCTAGAGTGTATATGTCCCATAATGATGGAAGTGACAAAAGTTATTTGTAAGCATCATGCTTAAAAAAGTGTCTTTtcacacatatttcaaaacatgtttttcAAATTCCTGTCAAGAGATGGTGGTGAACCTAACAATGGTTGTTAATATGGTAGGTGTTGATGTGGGTCTTTCACACTACAGAACATCTAATCTGCACATACCTAGGTCAGTGATGATGGTGTCCCTAGTACTTGTATtaccatgtttttattttcagctaTCAGGCAAGGGCTTTACTAGTATAGAGGTAAGAACTAATACGACTTTTATGTAGTAGAGACCTTCCTATTTTGATATCCTGGTAATTAACGATGGTGCTGAGAACTCTGATACTAATCTTGTTTTTTGGCTGGTTTGCATAGAGGAAATTAGTTTTGTCTAACAGTATAAATAAGCATGAGATTTGTACTGTATTGTTATGTAGAGCTAATGTGTATTTAATAATCCTAGTGTTAGATGGACATGTAGGTATCCAGCTAATTTATCCTATTTTTCATCACCACATAATGACCATGGGATTTCTGCAGGTATCCATGTAAGAGAGGAAAGTGTCTCTTACTAGATTTTGACATTGGAGTTCTGCAAGTGTTCAAGTAATGTTGATGGGTCCCAAAATGACAGAAATGACCAGGGGAATGTGCAGGTGACCAGGTATAATCAGATGTATGTcaaatataacatttttcttaatgTGTTTTTCAGGATTCTGTCAGGAGATTATGGTGAGCCCAACAATGGTAGTTGATGTGGGACACTGCTGGAATATAGGTAACTGATGTGGTAAGTTTAAATCACAGCAAGTCTACTTGATT
The Gorilla gorilla gorilla isolate KB3781 chromosome X, NHGRI_mGorGor1-v2.1_pri, whole genome shotgun sequence genome window above contains:
- the ATXN3L gene encoding ataxin-3-like protein, with the translated sequence MDFIFHEKQEGFLCAQHCLNNLLQGEYFSPVELASIAHQLDEEERMRMAEGGVTSEEYLAFLQQPSENMDDTGFFSIQVISNALKFWGLEIIHFNNPEYQKLSIDPINERSFICNYKQHWFTIRKFGKHWFNLNSLLAGPELISDTCLANFLARLQQEAYSVFVVKGDLPDCEADQLLQIISVEEMDTPKLNGKKLVKEKEHRVYKTVLEKVSEESDESGTSDQDEEDFQRALELSRQETNREDEALRRAIELSMQGSSGNTSQDLPKTSCVTPASEQPKKIKEDYFEKHQQEQKQQQQQSDLPGHSSYLHERPTTSSRAIESDLSDDINEDTV